The following DNA comes from Paenibacillus crassostreae.
CTTATTCGTTACTCATTTCTTAGATCAGGTATATGAAATGTCAGATCGCATAACCATTCTCCGTAACGGAGAGTTTGTTGGGGAATATTTAGCACAAGATCTCCCCCGAATAGAATTAGTGTCGAAGATGATTGGGAAGGAATTGCATATGCTTGATGACCTACCAAAGACGACAGAAGGAAGAGAAGGAATGGAAGAAGTGTTGATTGAGGCATCTGGACTTGGAAGAAAAGGGGCGATTGAGCCTTTCACTTTACGAATCGGTAAGGGGGAAGTTGTTGGCCTTGCAGGACTTCTGGGTTCAGGAAGAACAGAACTTGCACGTCTCTTGTTCGGTGCTGATCGTGCTGATCAAGGTGTACTTAAGTTTAGTGATAGCGGAGAATCTGTCCATTCACCTAAACAAGCTATAGATCTAGGAATCGCCTTTTGTTCTGAGAATCGAAAGGCGGAAGGAATCATTGAGAATTTAACCATTCGAGAGAATATTATTCTTGCTCTCCAAGCCAATCGTGGGCTGTTCCATACGATTCCTCGTAAGAGGCAAGAAGAGATAGCAGACCAATATATCCAGATATTGAACATCAATCCATCCAATCCTGAGCATCTAGTCAAGAACTTAAGTGGGGGTAATCAACAAAAGGTTATTCTGGCACGTTGGTTATTAATGCAGCCTAAGTTACTTATTCTAGATGAACCAACGCGAGGAATTGATGTGGGAACAAAAGCTGAAATACAGAAATTGGTCATCTCCTTATCACGCGAGCAAAAGATGTCTTTCTTATTCATTTCCTCTGAATTAGAAGAAGTTGTTCGCGTCAGTGATTGCATCGCAATTCTTCGTGATCACCAAATGGTACAAGAAATGAAAGGCGATGAAATAAGCCAACAGCTTATTTTACAGGCTATCGCGGGAGGTCAATCAACGAATGGCTAAGTTAACGAAGCATCACTTATTTTGGCCAGTCACTATGCTAGTGGCACTCTTATTGTTCAATTTGTGTTATTCGCCTGATTTCTTCTCTATTCAGATCCGCAATGGCCATCTCTATGGAAGCTTGATTGATATATTAAACTTTGGAGCACCCTTGATTGTAGTAGCTATTGGTATGACTCTGGTGATTGCCACCAAGGGAGTAGATCTCTCTGTCGGTTCCGTTGTGGCGATTACCGGAGCATTAGCTTGTCTGACACTCAATAAGAGCAGTGACCAGAATGGATATACTGTGGTACTGCTAGCTATCATTATGTCACTAGTATTGGCATTGATTCTGGGGTTATGGAATGGATTATTGGTATCACTCGGAGGAATTCAACCGATTATTGCAACGCTAATTCTAATGGTAGCTGGACGAGGTATAGCCCAACTTATCACAAGTGGTCAGATCATAACCGTTACAAGTCCACGTTTCAACTATGTTGGCGCTGGGTCTCTCGCGGGATTGCCCTTCTCTGTCTTTATTGTGATGGCAATCTTTATCATTGCGGTAATCTTAACTCGTAAATCAGCACTTGGGCTATTTATTGAGTCTGTCGGTACTAACTCCGAAGCAAGCCGTCTTGCTGGAATTAGATCGAAGACGATTCTGATCTCGGTATATGCATTCTGTGGACTATGTGCAGGGGTTGCAGGTCTAATTCTAAGTTCCAATGTTTCTAGTGCTGATGGTAACAATGCTGGATTATGGATTGAACTTGATGCGATTCTAGCTGTTGTTATTGGAGGAACCTCGATGAATGGCGGTCGATTTTATTTATCTGGAACGTTGGTGGGTGCTCTTATTATTCAGACATTAACAACGACGATTTATATGATTGGGGTTCCTCCGGAAATTACATTAGTCGTCAAGGCCTTTGTTGTCTTAATCGTATGTTTGATCCAATCTGAATCATTCCGGAAATCCCTATTCGAACGACGGAAATCCCATAAGAACTTGGGGAAGACGGAGGTATCACGACATGTTTAAAAAACAGTATCTTCCTATCATGGTCACGATCGCTTTATTTATGTTGATGTTTGCTGCAGGGGCTTTCCGTTATACTGGATTCTTTTCACTACAGGTCCTCTTGAATTTGTTAATCGATAACGCTTTTCTCTTGATTGTAGCCATTGGTATGACCTTCGTCATCATATCTGGTGGCATCGATCTATCTGTTGGCTCCATGATAGCTCTTACTACGATGATTTCTGCAAGTCTTGTGCAGAATTTAGGTTGGTCACCCTTTATTGTGATTCCGCTCGTATTGATGATAGGGGCAACATTTGGTTGCGCGATGGGGGCGATTATTCATTATTTCGATATTCAGCCATTTATTGTAACGTTAGCAGGCATGTTCTTAGCACGGGGTCTCTGTTACGTGATCAGTATTAATACAATTACGATTAACAATGCTTTCTATACTAGCATGGCGCAGACGAAGATTCATCTGCCTGGAGGGAACTTCATCTCTATCAGTGTAGTGATTGCACTGATTGCCATTGTACTCGCAATTTATATAGCGCATTATACTCGATTTGGACGTAATGTGTACGCTATGGGTGGAAGTGAACAATCTGCTATATTGATGGGTCTCTCAGTAGCGCGCACCAAAATTCTTGTCTATACACTAAGTGGGTTCTGTTCGGCATTGTCCGGGGTTGTATTTACATTCTATATGCTATCTGGTTATGGGTTACATGCGAATGGTCTCGAATTAGATGCCATCGCAGCGGTCGTAATTGGCGGAACCTT
Coding sequences within:
- the yjfF gene encoding galactofuranose ABC transporter, permease protein YjfF → MFKKQYLPIMVTIALFMLMFAAGAFRYTGFFSLQVLLNLLIDNAFLLIVAIGMTFVIISGGIDLSVGSMIALTTMISASLVQNLGWSPFIVIPLVLMIGATFGCAMGAIIHYFDIQPFIVTLAGMFLARGLCYVISINTITINNAFYTSMAQTKIHLPGGNFISISVVIALIAIVLAIYIAHYTRFGRNVYAMGGSEQSAILMGLSVARTKILVYTLSGFCSALSGVVFTFYMLSGYGLHANGLELDAIAAVVIGGTLLTGGVGYLVGTFFGVMTQGVIQTIISFEGTLSSWWTKIVIGLLLFSFIVFQRLLTSRRTSGRG
- a CDS encoding ABC transporter permease, producing the protein MAKLTKHHLFWPVTMLVALLLFNLCYSPDFFSIQIRNGHLYGSLIDILNFGAPLIVVAIGMTLVIATKGVDLSVGSVVAITGALACLTLNKSSDQNGYTVVLLAIIMSLVLALILGLWNGLLVSLGGIQPIIATLILMVAGRGIAQLITSGQIITVTSPRFNYVGAGSLAGLPFSVFIVMAIFIIAVILTRKSALGLFIESVGTNSEASRLAGIRSKTILISVYAFCGLCAGVAGLILSSNVSSADGNNAGLWIELDAILAVVIGGTSMNGGRFYLSGTLVGALIIQTLTTTIYMIGVPPEITLVVKAFVVLIVCLIQSESFRKSLFERRKSHKNLGKTEVSRHV
- a CDS encoding sugar ABC transporter ATP-binding protein, which produces MDQQQPILQMTDIHKQFPGVKALSSIDFRLFSGEIHALMGENGAGKSTLIKVLTGVYAHDQGTVDLEGKSIAIQSPHHAVEIGISTVYQEVNLCPNLSVAENIFIGREPRRYGRILWKEINRRASQLLQERLQLHIDVSKPLHSFSVAIQQLVAIARALDVSAKVLILDEPTSSLDQSEVKQLFQIMKQLKNEGLAILFVTHFLDQVYEMSDRITILRNGEFVGEYLAQDLPRIELVSKMIGKELHMLDDLPKTTEGREGMEEVLIEASGLGRKGAIEPFTLRIGKGEVVGLAGLLGSGRTELARLLFGADRADQGVLKFSDSGESVHSPKQAIDLGIAFCSENRKAEGIIENLTIRENIILALQANRGLFHTIPRKRQEEIADQYIQILNINPSNPEHLVKNLSGGNQQKVILARWLLMQPKLLILDEPTRGIDVGTKAEIQKLVISLSREQKMSFLFISSELEEVVRVSDCIAILRDHQMVQEMKGDEISQQLILQAIAGGQSTNG